Sequence from the Rhodococcus jostii RHA1 genome:
GATCGGCGATCACCAGGTCCTGCGGTTTGCGGGCCAGGCCCTGATGCGCCTGCTGCGCGAGCTGGTGCGCCGAAGGCCCGCCGGAGTTCTCCGACCAGATCCACTCGGCGTAACAGGCGAAACCTTCGTGCAGCCAGATGTCCCGCCACTGGCCGAGTGTCAGACTGTTGCCGAACCACTGGTGGGCGAGTTCGTGCGCCACCAGACGTTCGTATCCGCGCCGGCCCGTGCAATGGTTGGCACCGAAAATCGACAGTCCCTGCGCCTCGAGCGGGATCTCCAGCTCGTCGTCCGTCACGACCACCGTGTAGTCGGCGAAGGGGTACGGGCCGAACAGTCGGGAGAACACGTCCATCATCTGAGGCTGCCGGCCGAAGTCCACGTCGAACGTCGAACGCAGCCGCGGTGGGTGGACGGCGAACATGGGGACACCCCCGGAACCGAGGCTTCGGCGTTCGTACGGCCCGATCTGGATGGTGGCCAGGTAACTCGCCATCGGCTCGGTCTGCTCGTACACCCACGTCGTCTGGCTGGCTCGCGTCTGCTTGCTCACCAGCGCACCGTTGGCCACCGTGTAATACGGCGAATCGGTCGTGATCGCGATGCGGTAACTGGCCTTCGAACTCGGGTGGTCGTCGCACGGGAACCAGGACGCCGCCCCGTTGGGCTGGCTGGCAACCAGCGCGCCCTCGGACAGCTCCTCCCAGCCGACCTCACCCCACACACTGCGGATCGGTTTCGGCGAACCCCCGTACTGGACGGTGAGCACGAGGGCGCCGCCCGCGGGGATCGCCTGCGCGGGCGTGACGATCAGCTTGCCGTTCCGGTGCAACCACTTCGTGTTGCGGGAACCGTTGGTGGCGACCTTCGTGACGTGCAGATTGGACGCCAGATCCAGGGCGAACCGGGAGCGGGCCTCGGTGGTGACCGCGGTGATCGTGGCCTTGCCTGCCAGCCGGTTGCTGTGCACCTTGTAGGTGAGGTCGAGTTCGTACCGGGACACCCGGTATCCGCGGTTTCCGTTCTGGGGGAGATACGGGTCGACCGGCTCGTCGATCCCCTTGTCAGCCTTCACGTGGCCGCCCAGGGGGCGATCGGATTTCCCTGCCACCGCGTGGACGGCGGCACGGTGTCGCCGCGCATGACGAGCGAGGCCGGGCCGACCGTGGCGCCTTCGCCGATCCGGGCGGCGGGCAGCGCGACACAGTGCGGGCCGAGGGTGGCGCCGGCTCCGAGGATGACGGTGTCCATGGACATGATCCGATCATGGAACAGGTGAGTCTGCACGACACACCCCCGTTCCACGGTCGCGCCGTCGCCCAGCGTCACGAGATCCGCCTCGGGCAGCCAATAGGTTTCACACCACACACCCTTGCCGATGGTGGCTCCGAGGCCCCGCAACCAGACGTTGAGGACGGCGGTGCCCGT
This genomic interval carries:
- a CDS encoding M1 family metallopeptidase, producing MKADKGIDEPVDPYLPQNGNRGYRVSRYELDLTYKVHSNRLAGKATITAVTTEARSRFALDLASNLHVTKVATNGSRNTKWLHRNGKLIVTPAQAIPAGGALVLTVQYGGSPKPIRSVWGEVGWEELSEGALVASQPNGAASWFPCDDHPSSKASYRIAITTDSPYYTVANGALVSKQTRASQTTWVYEQTEPMASYLATIQIGPYERRSLGSGGVPMFAVHPPRLRSTFDVDFGRQPQMMDVFSRLFGPYPFADYTVVVTDDELEIPLEAQGLSIFGANHCTGRRGYERLVAHELAHQWFGNSLTLGQWRDIWLHEGFACYAEWIWSENSGGPSAHQLAQQAHQGLARKPQDLVIADPGPQLMFDDRVYKRGALTLHALRRRLGDDKFFGLLRQWTLAHRHSTVTSEQFTDLATHYTDEPLRLLWDSWLGEKTLPPM